The proteins below come from a single Rosa rugosa chromosome 2, drRosRugo1.1, whole genome shotgun sequence genomic window:
- the LOC133727935 gene encoding uncharacterized protein LOC133727935 isoform X1, which translates to MWASVTHSHLQILRYCRAFLPRSPKPLPLLFLPSLTFMDNRTTTTSNSFAPFARNNRSGDGRGGGWEVKDERERSRGRGGGARGRGGGSGKDRVDALGRLLTRILRHMASELNLDMRSDGFVKVHDILKLNLKTFANIPLSSHTVDEIKEAVRRDNKQRFSLLEENGELLIRANQGHSTTVVETERLLKPILSSEEVPVCVHGTYRKNLDSILESGLKCMTRLHVHFASGLPTDGEVISGMRRDVNILIFLDVRKALAEGMKFYISDNKVILTEGFDGVVSVKYFEKIESWPGRKPIAF; encoded by the exons ATGTGGGCGTCTGTCACCCATAGCCACCTTCAAATTCTACGCTACTGTCGTGCTTTCCTTCCACGTAGCCCTAAACCTCTGCCTCTTCTTTTCCTCCCCAGCCTAACGTTCATGGACAACAGAACGACCACCACCAGCAATTCCTTCGCTCCTTTTGCCCGTAATAACAGAAG TGGTGATGGTAGAGGAGGAGGCTGGGAGGtgaaagatgagagagagagatcgagaggTCGCGGCGGAGGAGCAAGGGGCCGTGGTGGTGGCTCTGGCAAAGATAGAGTTGATGCACTCGGTAGATTATT GACACGTATATTGCGGCATATGGCTTCTGAGTTGAATTTGGATATGCGGAGTGATGGATTTGTGAAGGTTCATGATATTTTAAAGCTGAACTTGAAGACATTTGCTAATATTCCATTGAGCTCACATACTGTTGATGAGATTAAGGAG GCTGTCAGAAGGGATAATAAGCAGCGTTTCAGCCTCTTGGAAGAAAATGGGGAACTTTTGATACGTGCAAACCAAGGTCACTCAACAACG GTAGTTGAAACCGAAAGGTTATTAAAGCCAATCCTTTCATCTGAAGAAGTTCCAG TATGCGTGCATGGAACTTATAGGAAGAATTTGGATTCAATATTAGAGTCTGGTCTGAAGTGCATGACGAGATTGCATGTACACTTTGCAAGTGGCTTGCCAACAGATGGGGAAGTGATCAGCG GTATGAGACGGGATGTTAACATTTTGATCTTTCTTGATGTCAGAAAAGCTTTAGCTG AGGGAATGAAGTTCTACATTTCAGACAACAAGGTGATCTTGACTGAAGGCTTTGATGGTGTTGTTTCAGTCAAGTACTTCGAGAAAATAGAATCGTGGCCTGGTAGAAAGCCCATAGCTTTTTGA
- the LOC133727935 gene encoding uncharacterized protein LOC133727935 isoform X2: MDNRTTTTSNSFAPFARNNRSGDGRGGGWEVKDERERSRGRGGGARGRGGGSGKDRVDALGRLLTRILRHMASELNLDMRSDGFVKVHDILKLNLKTFANIPLSSHTVDEIKEAVRRDNKQRFSLLEENGELLIRANQGHSTTVVETERLLKPILSSEEVPVCVHGTYRKNLDSILESGLKCMTRLHVHFASGLPTDGEVISGMRRDVNILIFLDVRKALAEGMKFYISDNKVILTEGFDGVVSVKYFEKIESWPGRKPIAF, from the exons ATGGACAACAGAACGACCACCACCAGCAATTCCTTCGCTCCTTTTGCCCGTAATAACAGAAG TGGTGATGGTAGAGGAGGAGGCTGGGAGGtgaaagatgagagagagagatcgagaggTCGCGGCGGAGGAGCAAGGGGCCGTGGTGGTGGCTCTGGCAAAGATAGAGTTGATGCACTCGGTAGATTATT GACACGTATATTGCGGCATATGGCTTCTGAGTTGAATTTGGATATGCGGAGTGATGGATTTGTGAAGGTTCATGATATTTTAAAGCTGAACTTGAAGACATTTGCTAATATTCCATTGAGCTCACATACTGTTGATGAGATTAAGGAG GCTGTCAGAAGGGATAATAAGCAGCGTTTCAGCCTCTTGGAAGAAAATGGGGAACTTTTGATACGTGCAAACCAAGGTCACTCAACAACG GTAGTTGAAACCGAAAGGTTATTAAAGCCAATCCTTTCATCTGAAGAAGTTCCAG TATGCGTGCATGGAACTTATAGGAAGAATTTGGATTCAATATTAGAGTCTGGTCTGAAGTGCATGACGAGATTGCATGTACACTTTGCAAGTGGCTTGCCAACAGATGGGGAAGTGATCAGCG GTATGAGACGGGATGTTAACATTTTGATCTTTCTTGATGTCAGAAAAGCTTTAGCTG AGGGAATGAAGTTCTACATTTCAGACAACAAGGTGATCTTGACTGAAGGCTTTGATGGTGTTGTTTCAGTCAAGTACTTCGAGAAAATAGAATCGTGGCCTGGTAGAAAGCCCATAGCTTTTTGA